In Coriobacteriia bacterium, a single genomic region encodes these proteins:
- the rpoD gene encoding RNA polymerase sigma factor RpoD, whose translation MAEVKTLLKIGKKSGTLTEDEIQGALGDMDLSTEQVENVYALFERTGIGVVETPDATVGTDDPELLLPDVEPVLEAVEEEVPDLALVIPKPTAKAKKAKKKRADAHTLAPLTGDPVRMYLKEIGKVPLLTARQEVDLAMKIEAGLEAAAKLDELRAKSGKIERAEERRLTRIENTGLHAKKLLVEANLRLVVSIAKRYVGRGMLFLDLIQEGNLGLIRAVEKFDYAKGFKFSTYATWWIRQAITRAIADQARTIRIPVHMVETINKLIRVQRQLLQELGREPTPDEIGEKMEMTAERVREILKISQEPVSLETPIGEEEDSQLGDFIEDGDAIVPPDAASFSMLQEQLSKVLDSLSDRERKVIELRFGLIDGHPRTLEEVGREFGVTRERIRQIESKTLCKLRHPSRSGRLKDYLE comes from the coding sequence CTGGCTGAGGTCAAGACACTCCTGAAGATCGGGAAGAAGAGCGGCACTCTCACGGAAGACGAGATCCAGGGCGCGCTCGGCGACATGGACCTCTCCACCGAGCAGGTCGAGAACGTCTATGCGCTGTTCGAGCGGACCGGCATCGGCGTGGTCGAGACACCGGACGCCACCGTGGGCACGGACGATCCCGAACTCCTGCTGCCCGACGTCGAGCCCGTCCTCGAAGCGGTCGAAGAAGAGGTTCCCGACCTCGCGCTGGTGATCCCGAAGCCGACCGCGAAGGCGAAGAAGGCGAAGAAGAAGCGTGCGGATGCTCACACCCTGGCGCCTCTGACGGGCGATCCGGTCCGCATGTACCTGAAGGAGATCGGCAAGGTGCCGCTGCTCACCGCGCGCCAAGAGGTCGACCTCGCGATGAAGATCGAGGCGGGGCTCGAGGCCGCGGCGAAACTCGACGAGCTTCGCGCCAAGAGCGGGAAGATCGAGCGCGCCGAGGAGCGCCGGCTCACCAGGATCGAGAACACGGGCTTGCACGCGAAGAAGCTCCTGGTCGAGGCGAACCTGAGGCTCGTCGTCTCGATCGCCAAGCGCTACGTCGGTCGCGGGATGCTCTTCCTCGATCTCATCCAAGAAGGCAATCTCGGCCTCATCCGCGCGGTCGAGAAGTTCGACTACGCGAAGGGCTTCAAGTTCTCCACCTACGCCACCTGGTGGATCCGTCAGGCCATCACCCGCGCGATCGCGGACCAGGCGCGCACGATCCGCATCCCCGTGCACATGGTCGAGACCATCAACAAGTTGATCCGCGTGCAGCGCCAGCTCCTGCAGGAGCTCGGTCGGGAGCCGACCCCGGACGAGATCGGCGAGAAGATGGAGATGACCGCCGAGCGCGTGCGCGAGATCCTCAAGATCTCGCAGGAGCCCGTCTCGCTGGAGACGCCGATCGGCGAGGAGGAGGACAGCCAGCTCGGCGACTTCATCGAGGACGGCGACGCGATCGTCCCGCCCGACGCGGCATCCTTCTCCATGCTGCAGGAGCAGCTCTCGAAGGTCCTCGACAGCCTCTCGGATCGCGAGCGCAAGGTCATCGAGCTGAGGTTCGGGCTGATCGACGGCCATCCTCGGACGCTCGAAGAGGTCGGCCGCGAGTTCGGGGTGACCCGGGAACGCATCAGGCAGATCGAGTCGAAGACGCTGTGCAAGCTGCGCCACCCATCGCGATCGGGCCGCCTGAAGGACTACCTGGAGTAG
- a CDS encoding response regulator, producing the protein MPLVLLVDDDLGILDVYQLYLESNGYEVVCATDGVSALEVIGRQLPDVMLADVRMPLMDGFTLVDEIRKRGHDIPVVLHTAFDTPEARAQARALRVDDIVFKPSPPGVVMTKLQMALDDHKGPMHSS; encoded by the coding sequence ATGCCGCTAGTGCTGCTCGTCGACGACGACCTGGGGATACTCGACGTCTACCAGCTCTACCTGGAATCCAACGGATACGAGGTCGTCTGCGCGACCGACGGGGTGTCCGCCCTCGAGGTCATCGGCCGACAACTTCCCGACGTCATGCTCGCCGACGTGCGCATGCCCCTGATGGACGGATTCACGCTCGTCGACGAGATCCGCAAACGCGGTCACGATATCCCCGTCGTCCTGCATACCGCGTTCGACACCCCGGAAGCCCGTGCGCAGGCACGAGCCTTGCGCGTCGACGACATCGTCTTCAAGCCGTCGCCGCCCGGGGTCGTCATGACCAAGCTGCAGATGGCACTCGACGATCACAAAGGGCCGATGCACTCGTCGTGA
- the dnaG gene encoding DNA primase, protein MGRIPDDDVVKVRDATDLPALIAESVVLKKRGRLLWGNCPFHQEKTPSFKVDPATQLWHCFGCGRGGDAIGFVMEGEGLDFPDAVRRLADRARIEIREEGGGGLPAGHKERLLAALDAAADHYHRLLVSSKDAAATSARAYLKGRGFGLDVAKGHRLGFAPRGRDSLADALLAKGFTREELVEANLALADEGGRLKDRFFDRIMFPIVDLSGRVVGFGGRVLGDGVPKYLNSADTPVFHKAANLYGIHEAKNHIVRTGTAIVVEGYTDVIALHEAGVCNAVATLGTALGERHVRLLSRFAKRVVYLFDGDEAGLRAADRASEFLDWQATPEAGAARVDLLVAVIPEGRDPADLVAAEGVEGVERVVTDALPLVRFVLDRRLDAHDLSSPEGRSRALADAVAALVPLGDSVLAHDYVNYIAGRLLVDYATVQRALHGVRSPRAAVAHSAADESSGPVIIPPSGPEGRAEREVLRLLAVHQSLRAQARDSLSVALFIDPLHARLFEAVLGAGTAVGAPFADAVCRSVPEAAGILSAWLVDEREDEAIESAFRDVADRIKGFDLERRISVLKGRIRSLDPAKDAKEIDDTFRQVAALTREAKTRRRDTGTGTDGEA, encoded by the coding sequence GTGGGGCGGATCCCGGACGACGATGTCGTCAAGGTGCGCGACGCGACCGACCTTCCGGCACTGATCGCGGAGTCCGTGGTCCTGAAGAAGCGCGGACGCCTGCTCTGGGGCAACTGCCCCTTCCACCAGGAGAAGACGCCGTCGTTCAAGGTCGACCCCGCCACGCAGTTGTGGCACTGCTTCGGGTGCGGCCGCGGCGGGGACGCCATCGGGTTCGTCATGGAGGGGGAGGGTCTCGACTTCCCCGACGCCGTGCGGCGTCTGGCCGATCGCGCCCGCATCGAGATACGCGAGGAAGGCGGCGGCGGGCTTCCCGCCGGGCACAAGGAGCGGCTGCTGGCCGCGCTCGACGCGGCCGCGGACCACTACCACCGGCTTCTGGTCTCTTCGAAGGACGCGGCCGCCACGTCGGCCCGCGCCTACCTGAAGGGCCGCGGTTTCGGTCTCGATGTCGCCAAAGGGCACCGTCTCGGCTTCGCTCCGCGCGGACGCGACTCGCTGGCCGATGCTCTGCTCGCGAAGGGATTCACGCGCGAGGAACTCGTGGAGGCGAACCTCGCCCTCGCCGACGAGGGCGGGCGGCTCAAGGACCGGTTCTTCGACAGGATCATGTTCCCGATCGTCGATCTCTCCGGCCGCGTCGTCGGTTTCGGCGGACGCGTGCTGGGCGACGGGGTGCCGAAGTATCTGAACAGCGCGGACACGCCGGTGTTCCACAAGGCGGCGAACCTCTACGGCATCCACGAGGCCAAGAACCACATCGTACGCACGGGCACGGCCATCGTGGTCGAGGGGTACACGGACGTGATCGCCCTGCACGAGGCGGGGGTATGCAACGCCGTGGCGACACTGGGGACGGCGCTCGGGGAGCGTCACGTCCGCCTCCTCTCCCGTTTCGCGAAGCGTGTGGTCTACCTGTTCGACGGGGACGAGGCGGGATTGCGCGCCGCGGACCGCGCATCCGAGTTCCTCGACTGGCAGGCGACTCCCGAGGCGGGCGCCGCGCGGGTGGACCTGCTCGTCGCGGTGATCCCGGAAGGCCGCGATCCCGCCGACCTCGTCGCCGCGGAGGGCGTGGAGGGGGTGGAGCGGGTCGTCACGGACGCGCTGCCACTCGTGCGGTTCGTCCTCGACCGGCGCCTCGATGCGCACGATCTGTCGTCGCCCGAGGGGCGCTCGCGCGCGCTGGCGGACGCAGTCGCCGCGCTCGTCCCTCTCGGCGACTCCGTCCTCGCGCACGACTACGTGAACTACATCGCGGGTCGGCTGCTGGTCGACTATGCGACGGTACAGCGTGCGCTTCACGGCGTGCGGTCGCCACGCGCGGCGGTCGCGCACTCGGCGGCGGACGAGTCGTCGGGACCCGTCATCATCCCGCCCTCGGGTCCCGAGGGCCGTGCCGAGCGCGAGGTCCTGCGCCTGCTGGCCGTGCATCAGTCGTTGCGCGCTCAGGCACGAGATTCGCTATCGGTGGCGCTGTTCATCGATCCGCTGCATGCGCGCTTGTTCGAGGCCGTTCTCGGCGCGGGCACGGCCGTGGGGGCTCCTTTCGCGGATGCCGTCTGCCGGAGCGTTCCGGAGGCTGCGGGCATCCTCAGCGCATGGTTGGTGGACGAGCGTGAGGACGAGGCGATAGAATCCGCTTTCCGCGACGTGGCGGACCGAATAAAGGGATTCGACCTCGAGCGGCGCATATCCGTTCTGAAGGGCCGCATCCGATCTCTCGACCCCGCGAAGGATGCGAAGGAGATAGACGACACGTTCAGGCAGGTGGCGGCGTTGACGCGGGAAGCGAAGACGCGACGTCGCGATACGGGCACCGGAACCGACGGAGAGGCGTGA
- a CDS encoding sodium-translocating pyrophosphatase, whose translation MIYVWIAMLCALAGLGTAAYYAFWVLKQDPGSALMQKISKHIQEGAIAFLTREYRAIAIVLVVVAVAMAVFLRASGGIVMSIAYLVGAIFSGTAGFIGLTIATRANSRTTHAATKSMPKALEVAFRGGAVMGLTVAGLGLLGVSLCFLVLLFATGLVKDLEIVKGAAWSIFGLSIPAEIVFSDIIPGFGLGASTIALFARVGGGIYTKAADVGADLVGKVEAGIPEDDPRNPAVIADNVGDNVGDVAGMGADLYESYVGAIVAPLALGSLLLGFRGALLPVLIAAVGMICSAVATAFVRGKEGGHPGRSLSVGTYAAAILTLIACYFLVMWLVPAGTTFADKAVVAPLGFFVAIFVGLAAGMAIGQASEIYTSDAYGAVKKIADAANTGPATTILAGIATGMQSTAVSIVFLVIAMGVSYWAGEWAMPAGGGIFAVGLSAIGMLATTGIVVAVDAYGPIADNAGGISEMSHQGPEVRAITDSLDSVGNTTAAIAKGFAIASAAVTALAYFQLYATKVGLADIDILQSKVIIGLFVGGMFPFLFSSLAINAVGRAAQAMIEEVRRQFREITGLREGAEGVEGEYGKCVDIATSAALREMILPASLSVALPILIGLWSKSALGGFLAGSLVVGFLLAIFMANSGGAWDNAKKYIEGGAHGGKGSEAHKAAVVGDTVGDPFKDTAGPSMNILIKVMSVIAVVFAPLFTRM comes from the coding sequence TTGATCTACGTCTGGATCGCCATGTTGTGCGCGCTGGCAGGCTTGGGGACCGCGGCCTACTACGCGTTCTGGGTCCTCAAGCAGGATCCGGGGTCGGCGCTCATGCAGAAGATCTCGAAGCACATCCAGGAGGGCGCGATCGCATTCCTCACCCGTGAGTACCGTGCGATAGCCATCGTGCTTGTTGTGGTCGCTGTCGCGATGGCCGTCTTCCTGCGCGCGAGCGGCGGCATCGTCATGTCGATCGCGTACCTGGTCGGTGCGATCTTCTCCGGTACCGCGGGCTTCATCGGTCTGACCATCGCGACGCGGGCGAACTCCCGCACCACCCATGCAGCCACCAAGAGCATGCCCAAGGCGCTCGAGGTCGCGTTCCGCGGGGGCGCCGTCATGGGCCTGACCGTGGCCGGCCTCGGACTGCTCGGCGTGTCGCTGTGCTTCCTCGTGCTCCTGTTCGCGACGGGCCTGGTCAAGGACCTCGAGATCGTCAAGGGTGCGGCGTGGAGCATATTCGGTCTCTCCATCCCGGCCGAGATCGTCTTCTCGGACATCATCCCGGGCTTCGGCCTGGGCGCCTCCACCATCGCGCTGTTCGCGCGTGTCGGCGGCGGCATCTATACGAAGGCCGCCGACGTGGGCGCCGATCTGGTCGGCAAGGTCGAGGCGGGTATCCCCGAGGACGATCCCCGCAACCCGGCCGTCATCGCGGACAACGTCGGTGACAACGTCGGTGACGTCGCCGGCATGGGCGCGGACCTCTACGAGTCCTACGTCGGCGCCATCGTCGCGCCGCTCGCGCTCGGTTCCTTGCTGCTCGGCTTCCGCGGAGCGCTGCTGCCGGTGCTCATCGCCGCCGTCGGCATGATCTGCTCCGCCGTGGCCACCGCGTTCGTCCGCGGCAAGGAGGGCGGACACCCCGGCCGCTCGCTGTCCGTGGGTACGTACGCCGCCGCGATCCTCACACTCATCGCGTGCTACTTCCTAGTGATGTGGCTCGTCCCGGCCGGCACCACGTTCGCAGACAAGGCCGTCGTGGCTCCGCTCGGCTTCTTCGTGGCCATCTTCGTCGGCCTCGCCGCCGGCATGGCCATCGGCCAGGCGTCCGAGATCTACACCTCCGACGCCTATGGGGCGGTCAAGAAGATCGCCGATGCCGCCAACACCGGCCCGGCCACGACGATCCTGGCCGGGATCGCGACGGGCATGCAGTCGACCGCGGTGTCGATCGTCTTCCTCGTCATCGCCATGGGTGTGAGCTACTGGGCCGGCGAGTGGGCCATGCCCGCCGGCGGCGGCATCTTCGCCGTCGGCCTCTCCGCCATCGGCATGCTGGCCACCACCGGCATCGTCGTCGCCGTGGACGCGTACGGGCCCATCGCCGACAACGCCGGCGGCATCTCCGAGATGAGCCACCAGGGCCCCGAGGTCCGCGCCATCACGGACTCGCTCGACTCGGTCGGCAACACCACCGCCGCCATCGCGAAGGGCTTCGCCATCGCCTCGGCCGCGGTCACCGCACTCGCGTACTTCCAGCTCTACGCCACGAAGGTCGGTCTCGCGGATATCGACATCCTGCAGAGCAAAGTCATCATCGGCCTGTTCGTCGGCGGCATGTTCCCGTTCCTGTTCTCGTCGCTGGCGATCAACGCCGTCGGCCGCGCCGCTCAGGCAATGATCGAGGAGGTCCGTCGCCAGTTCCGTGAGATCACAGGGCTGCGCGAGGGCGCCGAGGGCGTCGAAGGCGAGTACGGCAAGTGCGTCGACATCGCCACCAGTGCCGCCCTGCGAGAGATGATCCTGCCGGCGTCCCTGTCGGTAGCGCTCCCGATCCTGATCGGCCTATGGAGCAAGAGCGCGCTCGGCGGCTTCCTCGCCGGCTCGCTCGTCGTCGGATTCCTGCTCGCCATCTTCATGGCGAACTCCGGCGGCGCGTGGGACAACGCCAAGAAGTACATCGAGGGTGGCGCGCACGGAGGAAAGGGCTCCGAGGCGCACAAGGCGGCCGTCGTGGGCGATACCGTGGGCGATCCCTTCAAGGACACCGCGGGCCCGTCGATGAACATCCTCATCAAGGTCATGTCGGTCATCGCCGTGGTGTTCGCTCCGCTGTTCACCCGGATGTAG